Proteins co-encoded in one Kutzneria chonburiensis genomic window:
- a CDS encoding ATP-dependent RecD-like DNA helicase, translated as MSGESLGYAVVEGSLERITYANEETGYTVAKVDTGRGGGDLLTVVGALLGAQPGESLRLRGRWGSHPQYGKQFLVDSYSTVLPATVQGIRRYLGSGLVKGIGPRIADRIVEHFGLTALDVIETDVGRLIEVPGLGPKRTKLIAGAWEEQKAIKEVMLFLQGVGVSTSLGVRIYKTYRDDSIRVVKEEPYKLAADVWGIGFKTADVLAKAVGIPHDSPQRVKAGIQFTLSQASDDGNCFLPQDELIAKAVEILEVSSVLVGDCLRELVVEEGVVREEIFEGDPAAIYLVPFHRAEISLANQLTRLLRSDVDRLDAFASVDWGKALDWLRRSTGTTLAPEQELAVRLALTEKVAVLTGGPGCGKSFTVRSIVMLAKAKGAKVLLAAPTGRAAKRLAELTGVDAATVHRMLELRPGGDAAYDRDRPLDVDLLVVDEVSMLDLLLANKLLKAVPPGAHVLLVGDVDQLPSVGAGEVLRDLLAAEPVPRVRLTQIFRQAQQSGVVTNAHLINSGRQPVTDGLPDFFLFAEDDTETVASLTVDVVANRIPRKFGLDPRRDVQVLAPMHRGPAGAGALNTLLQEALTPSKPNLPERRFGGRVFRVGDKVTQIRNNYDKGVAGVFNGTVGVVTALSAEEQTLTVRTDEDEDVDYEFGELDELVHAYAITIHRSQGSEYPCVVIPITTSAWMMLQRNLLYTAVTRAKKLVVLVGSRRAIQQAVRTPSTGRRYTALAHRIRTA; from the coding sequence ATGTCCGGGGAGTCTCTCGGCTACGCCGTGGTCGAGGGCTCGCTGGAGCGCATCACCTACGCCAACGAGGAGACCGGGTACACCGTCGCCAAGGTCGACACCGGCCGCGGCGGCGGTGACCTGCTGACCGTCGTCGGAGCACTGCTGGGCGCGCAGCCGGGGGAGAGCCTGCGGCTGCGCGGCCGGTGGGGCAGCCATCCCCAGTACGGCAAGCAGTTCCTCGTCGACTCGTACAGCACGGTGCTGCCGGCGACCGTGCAGGGCATCCGGCGCTATCTGGGTTCCGGGCTGGTCAAAGGCATCGGGCCGCGGATCGCCGACCGGATCGTGGAGCATTTCGGGCTGACCGCGTTGGACGTCATCGAGACCGACGTCGGCCGGCTGATCGAGGTGCCGGGGCTGGGACCCAAACGCACCAAGCTGATCGCCGGCGCGTGGGAGGAACAGAAGGCCATCAAGGAGGTCATGCTGTTCCTCCAGGGCGTCGGCGTGTCGACCTCGCTGGGCGTGCGGATCTACAAGACCTACCGGGACGACTCGATCCGGGTGGTCAAGGAGGAGCCGTACAAGCTGGCCGCGGATGTGTGGGGCATCGGCTTCAAGACCGCGGACGTGCTGGCCAAGGCCGTCGGCATTCCGCACGACAGTCCGCAGCGGGTCAAGGCCGGCATCCAGTTCACGCTGTCGCAGGCCTCCGATGACGGCAACTGCTTTCTGCCGCAGGATGAGTTGATCGCCAAGGCGGTGGAGATCCTGGAGGTCTCCAGCGTGTTGGTGGGGGACTGCCTGCGGGAGCTGGTTGTTGAGGAAGGGGTCGTCCGGGAGGAGATCTTCGAGGGCGACCCGGCGGCGATCTACCTGGTTCCCTTTCACCGAGCCGAAATCTCACTGGCTAATCAACTTACTCGGCTGTTGCGGTCCGATGTGGACAGACTTGACGCCTTCGCTTCGGTGGACTGGGGCAAGGCGCTGGACTGGCTGCGGCGGTCGACCGGCACGACGCTGGCCCCGGAGCAGGAGCTGGCCGTTCGGTTGGCGTTGACGGAAAAGGTCGCCGTGCTGACCGGGGGACCGGGCTGCGGCAAGAGTTTCACCGTGCGTTCCATCGTGATGCTGGCGAAAGCCAAGGGGGCCAAGGTGTTGCTGGCCGCGCCGACCGGACGGGCGGCCAAGCGGCTGGCCGAGCTGACCGGCGTGGACGCGGCGACCGTGCACCGGATGCTGGAGCTCAGGCCCGGTGGTGACGCCGCGTACGACCGTGATCGGCCGCTGGACGTCGATCTGCTGGTCGTCGACGAAGTGTCGATGCTGGACCTGTTGCTGGCCAACAAGTTGCTCAAAGCCGTGCCGCCCGGCGCGCATGTGCTGCTGGTCGGCGACGTTGATCAGCTGCCCAGCGTCGGGGCCGGCGAGGTGCTGCGGGACCTGTTGGCGGCCGAGCCCGTGCCGCGGGTCCGGCTGACCCAGATCTTCCGGCAGGCCCAGCAGTCCGGTGTCGTCACCAACGCGCACCTGATCAACTCCGGCCGTCAGCCCGTGACCGACGGCCTGCCCGACTTCTTCCTGTTCGCCGAGGACGACACCGAGACCGTCGCGTCGCTGACCGTCGACGTCGTCGCCAACCGCATCCCGCGCAAGTTCGGCCTCGACCCTCGCCGTGACGTTCAGGTCCTTGCCCCCATGCACCGCGGTCCCGCCGGCGCCGGGGCGTTGAACACCTTGCTCCAGGAGGCTTTGACCCCGTCCAAGCCCAACCTGCCCGAGCGCCGCTTCGGCGGCCGCGTGTTCCGGGTGGGTGACAAGGTCACCCAGATCCGCAACAACTACGACAAGGGCGTCGCCGGCGTCTTCAACGGCACCGTCGGCGTGGTGACCGCGCTGTCGGCCGAGGAACAGACCCTCACCGTGCGGACCGACGAGGACGAGGACGTCGACTACGAGTTCGGCGAACTGGACGAATTGGTCCATGCCTACGCCATCACCATCCACCGCTCGCAGGGCAGCGAGTACCCGTGCGTGGTCATCCCCATCACCACCAGCGCGTGGATGATGTTGCAGCGCAACCTGCTCTACACCGCCGTCACCCGGGCCAAGAAGCTCGTCGTGCTCGTCGGCTCCCGCCGCGCCATCCAGCAGGCCGTCCGCACCCCGTCCACCGGCCGCCGCTACACCGCCTTGGCCCACCGCATCCGCACGGCCTGA
- a CDS encoding aldo/keto reductase has product MPLDHYVTLGRSGLRVSPFALGAMTFGTDPGSAGCDVGESEKIMAAYLERGGNFIDCANFYANGHSEKIVGDFLGRRRQHVVVASKFFGNMYPGDPNGGGAGRASIIAQLHESLRRLNTDHLDLYWLHNWDRHTPIEETMRTLDDLVAAGKIRYIGFSNTPAWVTAQAQTMALLRSWTPIIALQVEYSLLARTVEGELAPLAVDQGMALTPWSPLKNGFLSGKYRRGTMVADSERTAYVGGPTEEEYEVIEAVAVIAEELETTSAAVSLAWLRARRGTVVPIVGARRLEHLTDNLAGLDVVLTDEHLRVLDEISAPTLDYPAPMHGAQQAMLQFAGTTVDGVESTVYPPLLASDVRY; this is encoded by the coding sequence ATGCCGCTCGACCACTACGTCACCCTCGGCCGCTCCGGGCTGCGGGTCAGCCCGTTCGCCCTGGGCGCGATGACCTTCGGCACCGATCCCGGCTCGGCCGGCTGCGACGTCGGCGAGTCCGAGAAGATCATGGCCGCGTATCTCGAACGTGGCGGGAACTTCATCGACTGCGCCAACTTCTACGCCAACGGCCACTCCGAGAAGATCGTCGGCGACTTCCTCGGCCGTCGCCGCCAGCACGTGGTGGTGGCGTCCAAGTTCTTCGGCAACATGTATCCCGGCGACCCCAACGGCGGCGGCGCCGGGAGGGCGTCGATCATCGCGCAGCTGCACGAGAGCCTGCGGCGGCTCAACACCGACCACCTCGACCTGTACTGGCTGCACAACTGGGACCGGCACACGCCGATCGAGGAGACCATGCGGACGCTGGACGACCTCGTCGCCGCCGGCAAGATTCGCTACATCGGCTTCTCCAACACGCCCGCGTGGGTCACCGCGCAAGCCCAGACCATGGCGCTCCTGCGGTCCTGGACGCCGATCATCGCGTTGCAGGTGGAGTATTCGTTGCTGGCGCGGACCGTCGAGGGCGAACTCGCGCCGCTCGCGGTGGACCAGGGCATGGCATTGACGCCATGGAGCCCGTTGAAGAACGGCTTCCTGTCAGGGAAGTACCGCCGCGGCACCATGGTCGCCGACTCCGAGCGCACCGCCTATGTCGGTGGCCCGACCGAGGAGGAGTACGAGGTGATCGAGGCCGTGGCTGTGATCGCCGAGGAGCTCGAGACCACCTCCGCTGCCGTGTCGTTGGCCTGGCTCCGGGCTCGCCGGGGCACTGTCGTGCCGATCGTCGGGGCGCGCCGGCTGGAGCACCTCACCGACAACCTGGCCGGCTTGGATGTCGTGCTGACCGACGAGCACCTCCGTGTCCTCGACGAGATTTCCGCCCCGACGCTCGACTATCCCGCCCCCATGCACGGCGCCCAGCAGGCGATGCTCCAGTTCGCCGGGACCACTGTGGACGGTGTGGAGTCCACTGTGTACCCACCGCTGTTGGCCTCGGACGTCCGCTACTGA
- the glyA gene encoding serine hydroxymethyltransferase, which translates to MHQPALNALTAADPELAGLVESEAKRQHDKIRLIASENYVSTAVLEATGTVLTNKYSEGYAGKRYYEGQQFIDPIEQLAVQRAKDVFGVEHANVQPYSGSPANLAIYLAFLKPGETVMGMGLPSGGHLTHGWTVSATGKWFNAVRYGVTKETGRVDMDEVRDLALAERPKVIFCGGTAIPRTIDFPAFAEIAREVGAVLAADIAHIAGLIAGGAHPSPVGHANVISTTTHKTLRGPRGAMLMSDAEHASALDKAVFPGLQGGPHNHTTAGIAVALKEAGTDDFRTYAHTIVANAKALAEALVERGFDLVSGGTDNHLLLIDLTSKNVAGKPAAKALDRAGIELNYNTVPFDPRKPFDPSGIRLGTAAITTRGLGVEQMPQLATWIDRVVTAAAEGDESVVDATAAEISELLAGYPMPGWA; encoded by the coding sequence ATGCATCAGCCCGCACTCAACGCCCTCACCGCGGCCGATCCCGAACTGGCCGGACTGGTCGAGTCCGAGGCCAAGCGGCAGCACGACAAGATCCGCCTGATCGCCTCCGAGAACTATGTCTCCACCGCCGTGCTCGAGGCCACCGGCACGGTGCTGACCAACAAGTACTCCGAGGGCTACGCCGGCAAGCGCTACTACGAGGGCCAGCAGTTCATCGACCCGATCGAGCAGCTGGCCGTGCAGCGGGCCAAGGACGTGTTCGGCGTCGAGCACGCCAACGTGCAGCCGTACTCGGGCTCGCCGGCCAACCTGGCCATCTACCTGGCCTTCCTCAAGCCGGGCGAGACCGTGATGGGCATGGGCCTGCCCTCGGGCGGCCACCTGACCCACGGCTGGACGGTGTCGGCCACCGGCAAGTGGTTCAACGCGGTCCGCTACGGCGTGACCAAGGAGACCGGCCGCGTCGACATGGACGAGGTGCGCGACCTGGCCCTGGCCGAGCGGCCGAAGGTGATCTTCTGCGGCGGCACGGCCATCCCGCGCACCATCGACTTCCCGGCCTTCGCCGAGATCGCCCGTGAGGTCGGGGCGGTGCTGGCGGCCGACATCGCGCACATCGCCGGCCTGATCGCCGGCGGCGCGCACCCGTCGCCGGTCGGCCACGCCAACGTGATCTCCACGACCACGCACAAGACGCTGCGCGGCCCCCGTGGCGCGATGCTGATGTCCGACGCCGAGCACGCCTCCGCGCTGGACAAGGCGGTCTTCCCGGGTCTGCAGGGCGGTCCGCACAACCACACCACGGCGGGTATCGCGGTGGCGCTGAAGGAAGCCGGCACCGACGACTTCCGGACGTACGCGCACACCATCGTGGCCAACGCCAAGGCGCTGGCCGAGGCGCTGGTGGAGCGGGGCTTCGACCTGGTCTCCGGCGGCACCGACAACCACCTGCTGCTGATCGACCTGACGTCCAAGAACGTGGCCGGCAAGCCGGCGGCCAAGGCGCTGGACCGGGCCGGCATCGAGCTGAACTACAACACGGTGCCGTTCGACCCGCGCAAGCCGTTCGACCCGTCCGGAATCCGCCTCGGCACGGCCGCGATCACCACCCGCGGCCTCGGCGTCGAGCAGATGCCGCAGCTGGCCACGTGGATCGACCGGGTCGTGACGGCCGCGGCCGAGGGCGACGAGTCCGTGGTCGACGCCACCGCGGCCGAGATCTCGGAGCTGCTGGCCGGCTACCCGATGCCGGGCTGGGCCTGA
- a CDS encoding GNAT family N-acetyltransferase, with protein MRLPDGYRTLRPALADVDEILDLVHATEEVYLGYRDYERSEVVDALTGPGVDLNADAWLVRDGDDRLVGWGQLYPSGPFCDAYARPGEGPSVQAYLIEALLDRVVERADGKPLVKAGALQTEEQYIGVLAEAGFEFNHLHARMTRPLTGDEQPPAPVPGYTIRPPAEEELPAAGDVLRAAFTDQHDYEGTPSLVLAECLVAAAESGELGGVLLASAPSEVTGEGWVKWLGVHPDHRRRGLAAALLTTAIAANARLGRPFVGLGVDTDSLTRAFDLYERLGFTVKYRANDYRVDLGPRMIGDEVHTPPDGHPAAPPRGLRRDLRRPGAVGRRPSAAGDPRAGRRVRRACAGCRLRDGEHALLAASLGLAATGIDTSPVAIERARAKAAERGLEVRFEVGNALELTGEFETIVDSALFHVFEDDDRIRYVATLAAVTRAGARLHLLCFSDRQEGEWGPRRISEAEIRAAFADGWHVDSIEPSTMDLAGGTVEAWLASISRL; from the coding sequence ATGCGACTTCCCGACGGCTATCGGACGCTGCGACCGGCGCTGGCCGACGTCGACGAGATCCTCGACCTGGTGCACGCCACCGAGGAGGTCTACCTCGGCTACCGCGACTACGAGCGCAGCGAGGTGGTCGACGCGCTCACCGGCCCCGGCGTCGACCTGAACGCCGACGCCTGGCTGGTGCGGGACGGCGACGACCGGCTCGTCGGCTGGGGCCAGCTGTACCCGTCGGGGCCGTTCTGCGACGCCTACGCCCGGCCCGGCGAGGGCCCGTCGGTGCAGGCGTACCTGATCGAGGCGCTGCTGGACCGTGTGGTCGAACGGGCCGACGGCAAACCGCTGGTCAAGGCCGGTGCGTTGCAGACGGAGGAGCAGTACATCGGCGTGCTCGCCGAGGCCGGCTTCGAGTTCAATCACCTCCACGCGCGGATGACGCGGCCGCTGACCGGCGACGAGCAGCCGCCCGCACCGGTCCCCGGCTACACGATCCGCCCTCCCGCCGAGGAGGAACTGCCCGCCGCCGGCGACGTGCTGCGCGCGGCGTTCACCGATCAGCACGACTACGAGGGCACGCCGAGCCTGGTGTTGGCCGAATGCCTGGTCGCCGCAGCGGAATCCGGCGAGCTGGGCGGCGTGCTGCTGGCATCCGCGCCGTCCGAGGTCACGGGCGAGGGCTGGGTGAAATGGCTCGGCGTGCATCCCGATCACCGCCGCCGCGGCCTGGCCGCGGCGCTGCTGACCACGGCGATCGCCGCGAATGCCCGACTGGGTCGGCCGTTCGTCGGATTGGGCGTTGACACCGACAGCCTGACGCGGGCCTTCGACCTGTACGAGCGGCTCGGCTTCACGGTGAAGTACCGGGCCAACGACTACCGCGTCGATCTTGGGCCGCGCATGATCGGGGATGAGGTTCATACCCCGCCGGACGGACATCCGGCCGCGCCACCCCGAGGACTTCGACGAGATCTACGCCGACCGGGCGCCGTGGGACGTCGGCCATCCGCAGCCGGCGATCCGCGCGCGGGCCGGCGAGTTCGCCGGGCGTGTGCTGGATGTCGGCTGCGGGACGGGGAACACGCGCTGCTGGCCGCGAGTCTGGGACTGGCGGCGACGGGCATCGACACCTCGCCCGTGGCCATCGAACGGGCCCGGGCCAAGGCGGCCGAGCGCGGGCTTGAGGTCCGTTTCGAGGTGGGCAACGCGCTGGAGCTCACCGGCGAGTTCGAGACCATTGTGGACAGTGCGCTGTTCCACGTGTTCGAGGACGACGACCGGATCCGCTACGTGGCCACGCTGGCGGCGGTGACCCGGGCCGGGGCCCGCCTGCACCTGCTGTGCTTCAGCGACCGGCAGGAGGGCGAGTGGGGGCCGCGGCGGATCAGCGAGGCCGAGATCCGCGCCGCCTTCGCCGACGGCTGGCACGTCGACTCGATCGAACCGTCCACAATGGACCTCGCGGGCGGCACGGTCGAGGCGTGGCTGGCCTCGATCTCCCGGCTGTGA
- a CDS encoding AraC family transcriptional regulator has protein sequence MALDEIRDLIARHARPDMASPIDGLQVSSVDSTEEHHSLTEPLLVVLAQGGKRLLLGDEVHEYRTGDCLVVSAEVPVSGHFFDIGKDRPALGVGLALRPTVIAPLLLAAPADRRAAPAIATGKAEPALLDAVLRMLRLLDHPSDARVLAPLYEQEILWRLLTGRHGPLVRQIGLADSGLSLVGRAIRWIRENYAEPIRVADLARLAGMSESAFHRHFRAVTTMSPIQYRKIIRLQEARALLVARPGDVAGIGHLVGYDSATQFSREYRELFGAPPGQDAARLRADAGTFGQHRLP, from the coding sequence ATGGCGCTCGACGAGATCCGGGACCTGATCGCCCGGCATGCCCGGCCGGACATGGCTTCCCCGATCGACGGCCTCCAGGTGTCCAGTGTGGACAGCACCGAGGAGCACCACTCGCTGACCGAACCGCTGCTGGTCGTGCTGGCGCAGGGTGGCAAGCGTTTGCTGCTGGGCGACGAGGTGCACGAGTACCGCACCGGCGACTGCCTGGTGGTCAGCGCCGAAGTGCCGGTGAGCGGCCATTTCTTCGACATCGGCAAGGACCGGCCGGCGCTGGGTGTCGGCTTGGCCCTGCGCCCCACCGTGATCGCCCCGCTGCTGCTGGCCGCGCCGGCCGATCGCCGGGCCGCGCCGGCGATTGCCACCGGCAAGGCCGAGCCGGCGCTGCTGGACGCCGTGCTGCGCATGCTCCGGCTGCTCGACCACCCGAGCGACGCGCGAGTGCTGGCCCCGCTGTACGAGCAGGAGATCCTGTGGCGGCTGCTGACCGGTCGGCACGGGCCGCTGGTCCGCCAGATCGGGCTGGCCGACAGCGGACTGTCGCTGGTCGGCCGGGCCATCCGCTGGATACGGGAGAACTACGCCGAGCCCATCCGGGTGGCCGACCTGGCCCGGCTGGCCGGCATGAGCGAGTCGGCGTTCCACCGGCACTTCCGCGCGGTCACCACGATGAGCCCGATCCAGTACCGCAAGATCATCCGGTTGCAGGAGGCGCGGGCGCTGCTGGTTGCCCGTCCGGGCGATGTCGCCGGCATCGGGCATCTCGTCGGCTACGACAGCGCGACCCAGTTCAGCCGCGAGTACCGCGAGCTGTTCGGCGCGCCGCCGGGCCAGGACGCGGCCCGGCTGCGGGCCGACGCCGGCACGTTCGGGCAGCACCGGCTCCCTTAA
- a CDS encoding LacI family DNA-binding transcriptional regulator has protein sequence MTRRRSVTSVDVARAAGVSQTTVSLVFSGRAAGRVSDRTRELVESTAAELGYVPSGPARVLRGGRPQVLALAVPDVRNPYFARVLLGAEQAARESDLAVLLVDTAADPAWTDRLVDMSRVGLFAGAIVYAEPAPVTARLAADLDSVVFIECPDPAGRSSVDIDIAAAMRDVVTHLADLGHRHIGHAQADLRRSTFQLREHHLAAELSRLGLPPAARYRSPFSITEATTAAARFLRRTPVTAIFCDDDILVAALYRACAQLHVAIPADLSLIGFNDVDLARYLAPEATSVAIPAEDLGRLAVQALLADIDGTAPTHVTAPLSLSIRRSTGPTPA, from the coding sequence TTGACCAGACGTAGGTCCGTGACCAGCGTCGACGTGGCCCGGGCCGCCGGCGTCTCGCAGACCACCGTGTCCCTGGTGTTCTCGGGCCGGGCCGCCGGCCGCGTCTCCGACCGCACCCGCGAGCTGGTCGAGTCCACCGCCGCCGAGCTCGGCTACGTGCCCTCCGGCCCCGCCCGGGTGCTTCGCGGCGGCCGGCCCCAGGTGCTCGCCCTCGCCGTGCCCGACGTGCGCAATCCGTACTTCGCCCGCGTGCTGCTCGGCGCCGAGCAGGCCGCCCGCGAGTCCGACCTGGCCGTGCTGCTCGTCGACACCGCCGCCGACCCGGCCTGGACCGACCGCCTGGTCGACATGAGCCGCGTCGGCCTGTTCGCCGGCGCCATCGTCTACGCCGAGCCCGCCCCCGTCACCGCCCGTCTGGCCGCCGACCTCGACTCCGTCGTCTTCATCGAGTGCCCCGACCCCGCCGGCCGCTCGTCCGTCGACATCGACATTGCCGCCGCCATGCGCGACGTCGTCACCCACCTCGCCGACCTCGGCCACCGCCACATCGGCCACGCCCAGGCCGATCTCCGGCGCAGCACCTTCCAGCTCCGCGAGCACCACCTCGCCGCCGAGCTCTCCCGCCTCGGCCTTCCCCCGGCGGCGCGCTACCGCTCGCCCTTCTCCATCACCGAGGCCACCACCGCCGCCGCCCGCTTCCTGCGCCGCACCCCCGTCACCGCCATCTTCTGCGACGACGACATCCTCGTCGCCGCCCTCTACCGGGCCTGCGCCCAGCTCCACGTCGCCATCCCCGCCGACCTCTCGCTCATCGGCTTCAACGACGTCGACCTCGCCCGCTACCTCGCCCCCGAGGCCACCTCCGTCGCCATCCCCGCCGAGGACCTCGGCCGTCTGGCCGTCCAGGCCCTGCTCGCCGACATCGACGGCACCGCCCCCACCCACGTCACCGCCCCGCTGTCGCTGAGCATCCGCCGCTCGACGGGCCCTACCCCGGCCTGA
- a CDS encoding adenosylhomocysteinase has translation MTATRIDWTREHCRLLHRIREEFARTRPFEGRTIGTGIHIEAKTVALLTTLRAGGAAVVATGNLNSTQPEAVEALRAEGVTVIGEPTKDEHEHRGYQRQLLATRPDLILDNGGDLFAQYLDDPYPGLLGGTEETTSGRMRLAPLRDKLNRPILVINDSPIKQFAENQHAVGQSTLESLLRLTNRATNGLRVTVFGYGACGRGVADNFRGAHAKVSVVEVDPVTRLRAHLDGFDTPSRDQAVATADVIITVTGARDLITADDLPLLRDGVILANAGHFPVEIDADGLLAAADAVREYQDDLATLELADGRRIHLVARGHMVNLAGPRALGNSIESMDLGFALQARCLEAVALGQVDAASSVVPVPAAIDAQVANAYLADRYQ, from the coding sequence ATGACGGCCACCCGGATCGACTGGACGCGCGAGCACTGCCGGCTGCTGCACAGGATCCGGGAGGAGTTTGCCCGGACCCGCCCGTTCGAAGGCCGGACCATCGGCACCGGCATCCACATCGAGGCCAAGACGGTGGCGCTGCTGACCACGCTGCGCGCGGGCGGCGCGGCGGTGGTGGCGACCGGCAACCTGAACAGCACCCAGCCCGAGGCGGTCGAGGCGCTCCGGGCCGAGGGCGTCACGGTGATCGGCGAGCCGACCAAGGACGAGCACGAGCACCGCGGCTACCAGCGCCAGCTGCTGGCCACCCGCCCGGACCTGATCTTGGACAACGGCGGCGACCTGTTCGCGCAGTATCTCGACGACCCGTACCCGGGGCTGCTGGGCGGGACCGAGGAGACGACCTCGGGCCGGATGCGCCTCGCCCCGTTGCGGGACAAGCTGAACCGGCCGATCCTGGTGATCAACGACAGCCCGATCAAGCAGTTCGCCGAGAACCAGCACGCCGTCGGTCAGAGCACGCTGGAGTCGTTGCTGCGCTTGACGAATCGGGCAACTAACGGTCTGCGCGTTACTGTCTTCGGCTACGGCGCCTGCGGCCGTGGCGTCGCCGACAACTTCCGCGGCGCACACGCCAAGGTCTCCGTCGTCGAGGTCGACCCGGTCACCCGCCTGCGGGCCCACCTCGACGGCTTCGACACCCCGTCCCGAGACCAGGCCGTCGCCACCGCCGACGTGATCATCACGGTCACTGGCGCCCGGGACCTGATCACCGCCGATGATCTGCCGCTGCTGCGGGACGGCGTGATCCTGGCCAACGCCGGTCACTTCCCGGTCGAGATCGACGCCGACGGCCTGCTCGCGGCCGCCGACGCCGTGCGCGAGTACCAGGACGACCTGGCCACCCTGGAGCTCGCCGACGGTCGCCGCATCCATCTCGTTGCCCGTGGCCACATGGTCAACCTCGCCGGCCCGCGCGCCCTGGGCAACTCCATCGAGTCCATGGATCTCGGCTTCGCCTTGCAGGCCCGCTGCCTCGAAGCCGTTGCCCTGGGCCAGGTCGACGCCGCCAGCAGCGTGGTTCCGGTGCCCGCGGCGATCGACGCCCAGGTGGCAAACGCTTACCTGGCCGACCGGTATCAGTAG